The Erigeron canadensis isolate Cc75 chromosome 4, C_canadensis_v1, whole genome shotgun sequence genome window below encodes:
- the LOC122597909 gene encoding uncharacterized protein LOC122597909 isoform X2, with protein sequence MATIQSSLFSLPYLHTSLKPHKPTSILSHPNFFQPPKFPRLGIAYSKRKVISCLVEDDSKGFVEETSFGSIESSNSGATINLKHPRRSLLANFTCDACGVRSQRLINRLAYEKGTVYVQVVRHIINLLTISIL encoded by the exons ATGGCGACCATACAATCTTCCCTCTTTTCTTTACCTTACTTACATACATCTCTAAAACCCCATAAACCCACCTCAATTCTTTCTCACCCTAATTTCTTTCAACCCCCTAAATTTCCAAG ATTGGGTATTGCTTATTCAAAAAGAAAGGTGATTTCTTGTTTGGTTGAAGATGATTCTAAAGGGTTTGTTGAAGAAACTTCTTTTGGGTCTATTGAATCTTCAAATTCT GGAGCAACAATTAATCTCAAACATCCGAGAAGAAGCTTGTTGGCAAACTTTACATGTGATGCTTGTGGTGTAAGATCACAAAGGCTCATAAACAGATTAGCTTATGAAAAGGGGACGGTTTATGTGCAG gttgttcgacatatCATCAACTTGTTGACAATCTCAATCTTGTAG
- the LOC122597909 gene encoding uncharacterized protein LOC122597909 isoform X1 gives MATIQSSLFSLPYLHTSLKPHKPTSILSHPNFFQPPKFPRLGIAYSKRKVISCLVEDDSKGFVEETSFGSIESSNSGATINLKHPRRSLLANFTCDACGVRSQRLINRLAYEKGTVYVQCAGCSTYHQLVDNLNLVVEYKFQDEVDMSPDTDQV, from the exons ATGGCGACCATACAATCTTCCCTCTTTTCTTTACCTTACTTACATACATCTCTAAAACCCCATAAACCCACCTCAATTCTTTCTCACCCTAATTTCTTTCAACCCCCTAAATTTCCAAG ATTGGGTATTGCTTATTCAAAAAGAAAGGTGATTTCTTGTTTGGTTGAAGATGATTCTAAAGGGTTTGTTGAAGAAACTTCTTTTGGGTCTATTGAATCTTCAAATTCT GGAGCAACAATTAATCTCAAACATCCGAGAAGAAGCTTGTTGGCAAACTTTACATGTGATGCTTGTGGTGTAAGATCACAAAGGCTCATAAACAGATTAGCTTATGAAAAGGGGACGGTTTATGTGCAG TGtgcaggttgttcgacatatCATCAACTTGTTGACAATCTCAATCTTGTAGTGGAATACAAATTTCAGGATGAAGTCGATATGAGTCCCGATACAGATCAAGTTTGA